A genomic segment from Lytechinus variegatus isolate NC3 chromosome 10, Lvar_3.0, whole genome shotgun sequence encodes:
- the LOC121423155 gene encoding uncharacterized protein LOC121423155 isoform X2, with protein sequence MDSSLASHVSLSEKSPQLRFKKPEETEQWLLSREKTDYTYSRSASYSSSLSQTGSLRRLANSYETPIMSRNGQDESELLPQTPHSTQPSHRYATRSSARRSNRLAGQHEGQYENTPTRGRSKSRTRRVPKTAMHMFSDEMQDSNVNGEAYSSIHETSISDRSGVVSDTSHRGMMTRNNQKNRSLQMYGLDGNESDYSESDIISGGTSTTTITTITTTTSTTWLQQQGNHYHKQTGVFPVFMSSLISVLVVIETIVRTVVSKTITVVKSSSSSFRSKLSSAGYSLWDLLLWLLSCLWMLGRKIAGASRSLWYNPWFYSFRRAPITTLQHGPQYRTESEMYATGGDYTETTTTTTTTILEEEERRRRGIPLCCFCLPLLLFLFVASAATSRYFFLPLIARNETNETKGESSLHPINQQFISLQERINYWFTPSSNPDQEPPNQGAFVAMAGVEGCIKCLKQDQLMGWINSAVQREVGELRMQLNSQKDQIVLLQELRGRQSKEIQALQTQLTDTIAINSASTPNKATIDLISSLESQISDLKAGVRMLQLKVDSAATEQTDNLSPATVSLRKDFTTLTGSLAELRGSLQRLHAKCLADAELAKSSNRQCRGDISSLNANMLTLSQKIAEVQSLELTLVQVKREMETFSQTDGHHSMQLSSVVENINSVEASLTAIRKEMRDIELNATDAASHSGTSASHLSALYEDMSVLKQDMTDMKMKHVGYEGSIEGLANKHTSLLNAAKVTETDLSELRTAVNQLMSTDMNSILERLSQLQTRLNGLEKDSSQLQLNLNTLQASRTVVQGEKDSTVNTEAVNILQANLNKLGSQFASLQTDIASIQLKVTELKTSMSQTTQTADIHSAKLLALSKSMSALEKSLNGSVVMLSEAEGASHSLISIRDMNVLKEEMDAVHVAIGKLKNDLAGETASGITIIKSELTSLSSQLEHLEGRLEEVKLEASLANLDGAVKDVTQGQVSLQDDVVRLQFNTDLIKKQTSRANGDAIQLSVLETRLNDLATSIQVLQSSGSSAAGAATGSTCSQNTDFMKGDIIALRQTLSDINAILFAPDSSDKSTSTFLASIQDRLGALDAALAALKISQDSRSDDLAAAVAGLQMEMDKLGLGLERLDAAQKESSGGIGVAAGLAGASLGGAAYDDDISKLKANVSQLQQQYAHLEVDVINCCKNKTGAAGMPWFFPFISTGGSGEAGGTAAAGGSLDEARVKSIVIDALDMYNADKTGMVDYALESAGGSIISIRCSETYAFKTALFSLFGIPLWYLSNSPRTVIQPDVHPGNCWAFKGTQGYIVIQLASTIKPTAFSMEHIPKALDPAGVIDSAPKNFTVWGLRDEYDHDGYLLGSYVYDVDGSPLQFFPVQNKDSGPIPFIELKIGSNHGNMEYTCLYRFRVHGVLHR encoded by the exons ATGGATTCCTCTTTAGCTTCTCATGTGTCTTTGTCAGAGAAGAG CCCCCAGCTGAGGTTCAAGAAGCCTGAGGAGACAGAACAGTGGTTGTTATCAAG GGAGAAGACGGACTACACATACTCAAGGAG TGCAAGTTACTCATCGTCGTTAAGCCAAACTGGGTCCTTGCGAAGGCTGGCCAACTCTTACGAGACTCCAATCATGTCTAGGAATGGTCAAGACGAAAGTGAGCTCCTACCCCAGACACCGCACTCAACTCAACCAAGTCACAGATACGCAACAAGATCATCTGCAAGACGAAGCAATAGACTGGCTGGACAACATGAAGGACAATATGAGAATACGCCAACACGTGGAAGATCAAAATCGAGGACAAGGCGGGTCCCGAAGACCGCAATGCATATGTTTTCTGACGAGATGCAGGATAGTAATGTAAATGGAGAGGCTTATAGCAGTATTCATGAAACAAGTATTTCAGATCGCTCTGGTGTGGTATCGGACACTAGTCATAGGGGAATGATGACACGGAACAATCAGAAGAACAGGAGCTTGCAAATGTATG GTCTGGATGGTAATGAGAGTGACTATTCTG AAAGTGATATTATCTCAGGTGGTACAAGCAcaactaccatcaccaccatcacaacAACCACGTCTACAACTTGGCTGCAGCAGCAAGGAAACCATTACCACAAGCAAACAGGGGTCTTCCCAGTGTTCATGAGTTCACTTATCTCGGTATTAGTTGTCATAGAAACTATCGTGAGAACAGTGGTTTCCAAGACAATTACAGTCGTCAAGTCATCGTCATCAAGCTTTAGGTCAAAGCTGTCATCAGCAGGGTATTCATTAT GGGATCTGTTGCTGTGGTTATTGTCATGTTTGTGGATGTTAGGACGAAAGATAGCCGGGGCATCCAGGTCATTATGGTATAATCCTTGGTTCTACAGCTTTAGAAG GGCACCCATCACCACCTTGCAGCATGGTCCACAGTATCGCACTGAGAGTGAGATGTATGCAACAGGTGGTGATTACACAGAAAcaactaccaccactaccacaaCTATAttggaagaagaagagagaaggAGAAGGGGTATCCCATTATGTTGCTTTTGTCTTCCTTTACTGCTTTTTCTGTTTG TCGCATCGGCAGCCACCAGCAGATACTTCTTCTTACCGCTAATAGCAAGAAATGAAACCAATGAAACAAAG GGAGAGTCCTCTCTACATCCAATCAACCAGCAATTCATCTCCTTACAAGAGAGGATCAATTATTGGTTCACCCCATCCTCGAATCCTGACCAAGAGCCGCCAAACCAAGGAGCTTTTGTTGCTATGGCAGGGGTAGAAGGATGTATCAAGTGCCTAAAACAAGATCAGTTGATGGGTTGGATTAATTCAGCTGTACAGAGAGAGGTCGGAGAGCTTCGCATGCAGCTTAATAGCCAGAAAGATCAAATTGTTCTA CTTCAAGAGCTTCGAGGCAGGCAATCTAAGGAGATTCAAGCCCTTCAAACACAACTCACCGATACTATAGCAATCAACTCGGCTTCTACACCAAACAAAGCCACAATAGATCTCATTAGCTCATTGGAATCACAGATTTCAGATCTAAAAGCTGGTGTACGGATGTTACAACTCAAG GTTGACTCTGCTGCTACTGAGCAGACAGACAACTTGTCCCCTGCGACAGTAAGTCTACGCAAAGACTTCACAACTTTAACAGGCAGCTTAGCGGAACTCAGAGGATCCTTGCAGCGATTACATGCCAAGTGTTTAGCAGATGCTGAACTGGCAAAGTCATCAAATCGTCAATGCAGAGGCGATATCAGTTCGCTGAATGCCAACATGCTCACACTCTCTCAGAAAATTGCTGAAGTCCAAAGCCTTGAACTGACTTTAGTACAAGTTAAGAGAGAGATGGAAACCTTCTCGCAAACTGATGGCCACCATTCCATGCAGCTCTCGTCAGTGGTAGAAAATATTAACTCTGTAGAAGCAAGTCTTACAGCGATCCGCAAGGAAATGCGTGACATTGAGCTTAATGCAACAGACGCTGCATCACACAGTGGGACGTCTGCAAGTCATCTGTCCGCTTTGTATGAGGACATGTCAGTGCTGAAGCAGGATATGACAGATATGAAGATGAAACATGTTGGTTATGAAGGTTCTATAGAAGGTCTTGCCAACAAGCATACATCTCTGTTGAATGCTGCAAAGGTAACAGAGACTGATCTCTCTGAGCTGAGAACAGCAGTCAACCAACTGATGTCTACTGATATGAACAGTATTTTGGAACGGTTGAGTCAGCTCCAAACTAGACTGAATGGGCTTGAGAAAGACAGTAGCCAGCTACAGCTCAATTTGAACACATTGCAGGCATCTAGAACAGTGGTCCAAGGTGAAAAAGATTCAACAGTCAATACAGAGGCCGTCAACATCCTCCAGGCAAATCTCAATAAACTTGGCTCTCAGTTTGCCAGTTTGCAAACTGACATTGCCAGCATCCAACTTAAGGTCACAGAACTGAAAACATCTATGTCGCAAACTACTCAGACAGCAGATATCCACTCTGCTAAGCTGTTAGCATTGAGCAAGAGCATGAGTGCCTTAGAGAAAAGTTTGAATGGATCGGTGGTGATGCTTTCAGAAGCTGAAGGTGCTTCTCATTCCTTGATCAGCATTAGGGACATGAACGTCCTCAAAGAAGAAATGGATGCAGTTCATGTGGCCATTGGCAAACTTAAGAATGATCTTGCAGGAGAGACCGCTTCAggtatcaccatcatcaaatcTGAATTAACCTCATTGTCAAGTCAGCTAGAACATCTTGAAGGTAGACTTGAAGAAGTCAAACTTGAGGCATCATTGGCTAACCTTGATGGAGCCGTTAAAGATGTAACACAGGGCCAGGTCAGTCTACAGGATGATGTCGTTAGACTTCAGTTCAACACAGACTTGATCAAAAAGCAGACCTCAAGAGCCAATGGTGATGCTATCCAACTGAGTGTGCTAGAAACTAGACTGAATGACCTTGCCACATCAATTCAAGTCTTGCAGAGTAGCGGGTCATCTGCTGCTGGCGCTGCCACAGGAAGCACCTGTTCACAGAACACAGATTTCATGAAGGGAGATATCATTGCCTTACGTCAGACCCTTAGTGATATCAATGCCATCTTGTTTGCGCCAGACAGCTCTGACAAATCCACATCTACCTTCCTAGCTTCCATCCAGGATAGACTTGGTGCACTTGATGCTGCTTTGGCAGCTCTGAAGATCTCTCAAGATTCAAGGAGTGATGATCTTGCAGCTGCTGTTGCAGGACTGCAGATGGAGATGGACAAACTGGGGCTTGGACTGGAGAGACTTGATGCTGCCCAAAAAGAGAGCAG TGGGGGTATCGGTGTTGCTGCTGGATTAGCAGGTGCTTCCCTAGGAGGGGCtgcttatgatgatgatatctcTAAGCTCAAGGCGAATGTATCTCAGCTACAGCAGCAGTATGCCCATCTAGAAGTAGATGTCATCAACTGCTGTAAGAACAAGACAGGGGCAGct GGAATGCCATGGTTCTTTCCCTTCATATCGACCGGTGGAAGCGGAGAAGCAGGAGGTACGGCTGCTGCTGGAGGGAGCTTGGATGAAGCA CGTGTGAAGAGCATCGTTATCGACGCATTGGACATGTACAACGCTGATAAAACTGGAATGGTAGACTATGCTCTGGAGTCTGCCGGAGGAAGCATCATCAGCATCAGGTGCTCGGAGACCTACGCCTTCAAGACCGCCCTCTTTAGTCTGTTTGGGATACCTCTGTGGTATCTGAGTAATTCACCAAGGACAGTCATTCAG CCTGATGTACATCCAGGTAACTGTTGGGCTTTCAAAGGGACACAAGGCTATATTGTAATCCAGTTAGCAAGTACCATTAAACCTACAGCATTCTCCATGGAACACATCCCTAAAGCCTTAGATCCTGCTGGAGTCATTGATAGTGCTCCAAAGAACTTTACTGTTTGG GGATTACGTGACGAGTATGATCATGATGGCTATCTACTCGGATCTTATGTGTATGACGTTGATGGCAGTCCTCTTCAGTTCTTCCCTGTGCAG AACAAAGACTCGGGCCCAATACCATTCATCGAGCTGAAGATAGGgagtaaccatggcaacatggaGTATACATGTTTGTATCGATTCAGAGTACATGGTGTGCTTCACAGATGA
- the LOC121423155 gene encoding uncharacterized protein LOC121423155 isoform X1, with protein MKHKNKSTATPEKSARQSAPESPFLPQKKINDSPQLRFKKPEETEQWLLSREKTDYTYSRSASYSSSLSQTGSLRRLANSYETPIMSRNGQDESELLPQTPHSTQPSHRYATRSSARRSNRLAGQHEGQYENTPTRGRSKSRTRRVPKTAMHMFSDEMQDSNVNGEAYSSIHETSISDRSGVVSDTSHRGMMTRNNQKNRSLQMYGLDGNESDYSESDIISGGTSTTTITTITTTTSTTWLQQQGNHYHKQTGVFPVFMSSLISVLVVIETIVRTVVSKTITVVKSSSSSFRSKLSSAGYSLWDLLLWLLSCLWMLGRKIAGASRSLWYNPWFYSFRRAPITTLQHGPQYRTESEMYATGGDYTETTTTTTTTILEEEERRRRGIPLCCFCLPLLLFLFVASAATSRYFFLPLIARNETNETKGESSLHPINQQFISLQERINYWFTPSSNPDQEPPNQGAFVAMAGVEGCIKCLKQDQLMGWINSAVQREVGELRMQLNSQKDQIVLLQELRGRQSKEIQALQTQLTDTIAINSASTPNKATIDLISSLESQISDLKAGVRMLQLKVDSAATEQTDNLSPATVSLRKDFTTLTGSLAELRGSLQRLHAKCLADAELAKSSNRQCRGDISSLNANMLTLSQKIAEVQSLELTLVQVKREMETFSQTDGHHSMQLSSVVENINSVEASLTAIRKEMRDIELNATDAASHSGTSASHLSALYEDMSVLKQDMTDMKMKHVGYEGSIEGLANKHTSLLNAAKVTETDLSELRTAVNQLMSTDMNSILERLSQLQTRLNGLEKDSSQLQLNLNTLQASRTVVQGEKDSTVNTEAVNILQANLNKLGSQFASLQTDIASIQLKVTELKTSMSQTTQTADIHSAKLLALSKSMSALEKSLNGSVVMLSEAEGASHSLISIRDMNVLKEEMDAVHVAIGKLKNDLAGETASGITIIKSELTSLSSQLEHLEGRLEEVKLEASLANLDGAVKDVTQGQVSLQDDVVRLQFNTDLIKKQTSRANGDAIQLSVLETRLNDLATSIQVLQSSGSSAAGAATGSTCSQNTDFMKGDIIALRQTLSDINAILFAPDSSDKSTSTFLASIQDRLGALDAALAALKISQDSRSDDLAAAVAGLQMEMDKLGLGLERLDAAQKESSGGIGVAAGLAGASLGGAAYDDDISKLKANVSQLQQQYAHLEVDVINCCKNKTGAAGMPWFFPFISTGGSGEAGGTAAAGGSLDEARVKSIVIDALDMYNADKTGMVDYALESAGGSIISIRCSETYAFKTALFSLFGIPLWYLSNSPRTVIQPDVHPGNCWAFKGTQGYIVIQLASTIKPTAFSMEHIPKALDPAGVIDSAPKNFTVWGLRDEYDHDGYLLGSYVYDVDGSPLQFFPVQNKDSGPIPFIELKIGSNHGNMEYTCLYRFRVHGVLHR; from the exons CCCCCAGCTGAGGTTCAAGAAGCCTGAGGAGACAGAACAGTGGTTGTTATCAAG GGAGAAGACGGACTACACATACTCAAGGAG TGCAAGTTACTCATCGTCGTTAAGCCAAACTGGGTCCTTGCGAAGGCTGGCCAACTCTTACGAGACTCCAATCATGTCTAGGAATGGTCAAGACGAAAGTGAGCTCCTACCCCAGACACCGCACTCAACTCAACCAAGTCACAGATACGCAACAAGATCATCTGCAAGACGAAGCAATAGACTGGCTGGACAACATGAAGGACAATATGAGAATACGCCAACACGTGGAAGATCAAAATCGAGGACAAGGCGGGTCCCGAAGACCGCAATGCATATGTTTTCTGACGAGATGCAGGATAGTAATGTAAATGGAGAGGCTTATAGCAGTATTCATGAAACAAGTATTTCAGATCGCTCTGGTGTGGTATCGGACACTAGTCATAGGGGAATGATGACACGGAACAATCAGAAGAACAGGAGCTTGCAAATGTATG GTCTGGATGGTAATGAGAGTGACTATTCTG AAAGTGATATTATCTCAGGTGGTACAAGCAcaactaccatcaccaccatcacaacAACCACGTCTACAACTTGGCTGCAGCAGCAAGGAAACCATTACCACAAGCAAACAGGGGTCTTCCCAGTGTTCATGAGTTCACTTATCTCGGTATTAGTTGTCATAGAAACTATCGTGAGAACAGTGGTTTCCAAGACAATTACAGTCGTCAAGTCATCGTCATCAAGCTTTAGGTCAAAGCTGTCATCAGCAGGGTATTCATTAT GGGATCTGTTGCTGTGGTTATTGTCATGTTTGTGGATGTTAGGACGAAAGATAGCCGGGGCATCCAGGTCATTATGGTATAATCCTTGGTTCTACAGCTTTAGAAG GGCACCCATCACCACCTTGCAGCATGGTCCACAGTATCGCACTGAGAGTGAGATGTATGCAACAGGTGGTGATTACACAGAAAcaactaccaccactaccacaaCTATAttggaagaagaagagagaaggAGAAGGGGTATCCCATTATGTTGCTTTTGTCTTCCTTTACTGCTTTTTCTGTTTG TCGCATCGGCAGCCACCAGCAGATACTTCTTCTTACCGCTAATAGCAAGAAATGAAACCAATGAAACAAAG GGAGAGTCCTCTCTACATCCAATCAACCAGCAATTCATCTCCTTACAAGAGAGGATCAATTATTGGTTCACCCCATCCTCGAATCCTGACCAAGAGCCGCCAAACCAAGGAGCTTTTGTTGCTATGGCAGGGGTAGAAGGATGTATCAAGTGCCTAAAACAAGATCAGTTGATGGGTTGGATTAATTCAGCTGTACAGAGAGAGGTCGGAGAGCTTCGCATGCAGCTTAATAGCCAGAAAGATCAAATTGTTCTA CTTCAAGAGCTTCGAGGCAGGCAATCTAAGGAGATTCAAGCCCTTCAAACACAACTCACCGATACTATAGCAATCAACTCGGCTTCTACACCAAACAAAGCCACAATAGATCTCATTAGCTCATTGGAATCACAGATTTCAGATCTAAAAGCTGGTGTACGGATGTTACAACTCAAG GTTGACTCTGCTGCTACTGAGCAGACAGACAACTTGTCCCCTGCGACAGTAAGTCTACGCAAAGACTTCACAACTTTAACAGGCAGCTTAGCGGAACTCAGAGGATCCTTGCAGCGATTACATGCCAAGTGTTTAGCAGATGCTGAACTGGCAAAGTCATCAAATCGTCAATGCAGAGGCGATATCAGTTCGCTGAATGCCAACATGCTCACACTCTCTCAGAAAATTGCTGAAGTCCAAAGCCTTGAACTGACTTTAGTACAAGTTAAGAGAGAGATGGAAACCTTCTCGCAAACTGATGGCCACCATTCCATGCAGCTCTCGTCAGTGGTAGAAAATATTAACTCTGTAGAAGCAAGTCTTACAGCGATCCGCAAGGAAATGCGTGACATTGAGCTTAATGCAACAGACGCTGCATCACACAGTGGGACGTCTGCAAGTCATCTGTCCGCTTTGTATGAGGACATGTCAGTGCTGAAGCAGGATATGACAGATATGAAGATGAAACATGTTGGTTATGAAGGTTCTATAGAAGGTCTTGCCAACAAGCATACATCTCTGTTGAATGCTGCAAAGGTAACAGAGACTGATCTCTCTGAGCTGAGAACAGCAGTCAACCAACTGATGTCTACTGATATGAACAGTATTTTGGAACGGTTGAGTCAGCTCCAAACTAGACTGAATGGGCTTGAGAAAGACAGTAGCCAGCTACAGCTCAATTTGAACACATTGCAGGCATCTAGAACAGTGGTCCAAGGTGAAAAAGATTCAACAGTCAATACAGAGGCCGTCAACATCCTCCAGGCAAATCTCAATAAACTTGGCTCTCAGTTTGCCAGTTTGCAAACTGACATTGCCAGCATCCAACTTAAGGTCACAGAACTGAAAACATCTATGTCGCAAACTACTCAGACAGCAGATATCCACTCTGCTAAGCTGTTAGCATTGAGCAAGAGCATGAGTGCCTTAGAGAAAAGTTTGAATGGATCGGTGGTGATGCTTTCAGAAGCTGAAGGTGCTTCTCATTCCTTGATCAGCATTAGGGACATGAACGTCCTCAAAGAAGAAATGGATGCAGTTCATGTGGCCATTGGCAAACTTAAGAATGATCTTGCAGGAGAGACCGCTTCAggtatcaccatcatcaaatcTGAATTAACCTCATTGTCAAGTCAGCTAGAACATCTTGAAGGTAGACTTGAAGAAGTCAAACTTGAGGCATCATTGGCTAACCTTGATGGAGCCGTTAAAGATGTAACACAGGGCCAGGTCAGTCTACAGGATGATGTCGTTAGACTTCAGTTCAACACAGACTTGATCAAAAAGCAGACCTCAAGAGCCAATGGTGATGCTATCCAACTGAGTGTGCTAGAAACTAGACTGAATGACCTTGCCACATCAATTCAAGTCTTGCAGAGTAGCGGGTCATCTGCTGCTGGCGCTGCCACAGGAAGCACCTGTTCACAGAACACAGATTTCATGAAGGGAGATATCATTGCCTTACGTCAGACCCTTAGTGATATCAATGCCATCTTGTTTGCGCCAGACAGCTCTGACAAATCCACATCTACCTTCCTAGCTTCCATCCAGGATAGACTTGGTGCACTTGATGCTGCTTTGGCAGCTCTGAAGATCTCTCAAGATTCAAGGAGTGATGATCTTGCAGCTGCTGTTGCAGGACTGCAGATGGAGATGGACAAACTGGGGCTTGGACTGGAGAGACTTGATGCTGCCCAAAAAGAGAGCAG TGGGGGTATCGGTGTTGCTGCTGGATTAGCAGGTGCTTCCCTAGGAGGGGCtgcttatgatgatgatatctcTAAGCTCAAGGCGAATGTATCTCAGCTACAGCAGCAGTATGCCCATCTAGAAGTAGATGTCATCAACTGCTGTAAGAACAAGACAGGGGCAGct GGAATGCCATGGTTCTTTCCCTTCATATCGACCGGTGGAAGCGGAGAAGCAGGAGGTACGGCTGCTGCTGGAGGGAGCTTGGATGAAGCA CGTGTGAAGAGCATCGTTATCGACGCATTGGACATGTACAACGCTGATAAAACTGGAATGGTAGACTATGCTCTGGAGTCTGCCGGAGGAAGCATCATCAGCATCAGGTGCTCGGAGACCTACGCCTTCAAGACCGCCCTCTTTAGTCTGTTTGGGATACCTCTGTGGTATCTGAGTAATTCACCAAGGACAGTCATTCAG CCTGATGTACATCCAGGTAACTGTTGGGCTTTCAAAGGGACACAAGGCTATATTGTAATCCAGTTAGCAAGTACCATTAAACCTACAGCATTCTCCATGGAACACATCCCTAAAGCCTTAGATCCTGCTGGAGTCATTGATAGTGCTCCAAAGAACTTTACTGTTTGG GGATTACGTGACGAGTATGATCATGATGGCTATCTACTCGGATCTTATGTGTATGACGTTGATGGCAGTCCTCTTCAGTTCTTCCCTGTGCAG AACAAAGACTCGGGCCCAATACCATTCATCGAGCTGAAGATAGGgagtaaccatggcaacatggaGTATACATGTTTGTATCGATTCAGAGTACATGGTGTGCTTCACAGATGA
- the LOC121422869 gene encoding meiotic recombination protein DMC1/LIM15 homolog: MQDQVVDETIDGLEDEEESFFQDIDMLQNHGINMADIKKLKSSGICTIRGILMTTRKRMCDIKGISEAKMEKIKEAASKLEDHGFTTALEYSVKRRNVFRITTGSSELDKLLGGGIESMAITEAFGEFRTGKTQLSHTLCVCTQLPGSNGYPGGKVIFIDTENTFRPDRLRDIADRFNLDHSAMLDNVLYARAYTSEHQFELLDYAAAKFHEEPGVFKLLIIDSIMALFRVDFSGRGELADRQQKLAQLLSKLQKISEEYNVAVFVTNQMTSDPGATMSFQADPKKPIGGHILAHASTTRISLRKGRGETRIAKIYDSPDMPESEATFAISTGGIIDAKE; this comes from the exons ATGCAGGACCAAGTAGTTGATGAAACCATTGATGGGCTTGAAGATGAAGAG gAATCGTTTTTCCAAGATATTGACATGCTACAGAACCATGGAATT AACATGGCAGACATTAAGAAGTTAAAAAGTTCTGGAATATGCACCATCAGG ggcattttgATGACTACACGTAAGAGAATGTGTGACATCAAAGGCATTTCAGAAGctaaaatggaaaaaatcaaagaagctgCATCAAAACTTGAG GACCATGGCTTTACAACGGCTTTAGAATACAGTGTTAAGAGGAGAAATGTCTTCAGAATCACTACTGGCAGCTCTGAGCTAGA CAAACTTCTTGGCGGTGGGATTGAAAGCATGGCTATCACAGAGGCATTTGGAG AGTTTCGTACTGGGAAGACTCAACTGTCTCATACCCTGTGTGTATGTACTCAGCTTCCTGGATCAAATGGATATCCAGGTGGAAAGGTCATCTTCATCGATACAGAAAACACATT TCGACCTGATCGATTGAGGGACATTGCTGATCGCTTCAATCTTGATCATAGTGCTATGCTGGACAATGTCCTTTATGCAAGGGCCTATACAA GTGAGCATCAGTTTGAACTGTTGGATTATGCTGcagccaagtttcatgaagaaCCTGGTGTATTCAAACTTCTG ATCATCGATTCCATCATGGCTCTGTTTAGAGTAGACTTCAGTGGAAGAGGGGAGCTGGCTGATAGACAACAGAAACTTGCTCAATTACTCTCAAAATTGCAGAAGATATCTGAGG AGTACAATGTTGCTGTGTTTGTAACAAACCAGATGACATCTGATCCAGGAGCTACTATGAG TTTCCAAGCTGACCCAAAGAAGCCAATAGGAGGTCATATCTTAGCTCATGCATCTACAACACGCATCAGCCTGAGAAAGGGACGAGGAGAGACAAGAATTGCCAAGATCTATGACAg TCCTGACATGCCAGAGAGTGAAGCTACATTTGCCATTTCTACAGGAGGGATCATTGATGCCAAGGAATAA